The Kordia sp. SMS9 genome window below encodes:
- a CDS encoding carboxypeptidase-like regulatory domain-containing protein, with product MIKKITLVALIFSFLLSCEKDHETAPLAESSISGKFLAPNNADPIVNGLITASREGTIISETLSATDGTFTLSNLTAGEYTIALQKGLFSSERTVAVTEDENLDIPDIPIESFPRIAVVTGNFDHIESVLYDIGLVNPFTQEPLFDIISGNYFGRSSEVVNHHGHHHAASTGAFSSKTDDVLAPNVDFNFADLIADPVLLEEYDIIFLNCGLSENFTQFNDNITQYVSNGGILYATDWAFIYLEGITGDGQQYIDFLDPERSGRSTATEATIFDQNLIDWLQINFGISISNNNTILLDQFLSGWQVVDSANDTSVISWFNGPVTYADISGTEITENKDLAFTFLVGQGGVFYSSFHTENHDDGFNTVDRLLEYLVFELSTL from the coding sequence ATGATAAAAAAAATAACACTTGTAGCACTCATTTTTTCTTTTTTACTTTCGTGTGAAAAGGACCATGAAACTGCTCCATTGGCAGAAAGTAGTATTTCAGGAAAATTTTTAGCACCCAATAACGCAGATCCTATTGTCAATGGATTGATTACCGCAAGTAGAGAAGGCACAATTATCTCTGAAACTTTATCAGCAACTGATGGAACTTTTACTCTATCAAATCTAACCGCAGGCGAATATACAATCGCACTTCAAAAAGGATTGTTTAGTTCTGAAAGAACTGTTGCAGTTACGGAAGATGAAAACCTTGACATTCCCGATATTCCTATTGAAAGCTTTCCAAGAATTGCTGTAGTTACAGGAAACTTTGATCATATTGAATCAGTGTTATATGACATTGGCTTGGTAAATCCGTTCACACAAGAACCATTGTTTGATATTATTTCAGGAAATTATTTTGGAAGAAGTAGTGAAGTTGTCAATCATCATGGACACCATCACGCAGCAAGTACAGGTGCTTTTAGTTCCAAAACAGACGATGTTTTGGCGCCAAATGTCGATTTCAATTTTGCAGACTTAATCGCAGATCCGGTATTACTTGAAGAATATGACATCATCTTTTTAAACTGTGGATTGAGTGAAAACTTTACACAATTCAATGATAATATTACACAATATGTAAGCAATGGCGGAATCTTATACGCAACGGATTGGGCATTTATATATTTAGAAGGAATTACTGGAGACGGACAACAATACATAGACTTTTTAGATCCTGAAAGAAGCGGACGTTCCACAGCAACAGAAGCAACTATTTTTGATCAAAACTTAATAGATTGGTTGCAAATTAATTTTGGAATTTCCATCAGTAACAACAATACCATTCTCTTAGATCAATTTTTGTCAGGTTGGCAAGTAGTAGACAGTGCCAACGATACAAGTGTCATCAGTTGGTTCAACGGACCTGTAACCTACGCTGACATTTCAGGTACAGAAATCACAGAAAATAAAGACTTAGCGTTTACATTTCTAGTAGGGCAAGGCGGCGTGTTTTACTCTTCATTTCATACGGAAAATCACGACGACGGCTTCAACACTGTAGACAGATTGTTAGAATATTTAGTATTTGAACTTTCTACATTGTAG